GCGCGAGCACGGAGTTCCGGACGGTGCCGGGCGGCGCGCGATCGCGATCCCGCTGAGCCAGGCGGAACTCGCGAGCGCGACGAGCGCGTCCCGGGAGGCGGTGGCCCGTGCACTGCGCGAACTGCGGGAATGCGGCGCGGTCAGCACGCAGCGCAGGCAGATCGTCGTGCTGCGAGGTGACGTGCTCGCCGAGTACGCGGCGCGGTAGTGCTCAGCTCCCCGCAGCGGGCAGGAACAGGAGCAGGCCGGTCCAGAGCAGGAACGCCAGCAGCGCGGTGCAGAAGCAGCGCAACGCGTTGCGCAGCCGCCGGTACTTCGTGCCCGCGATGCCCGCGAGCGTCTCCGCCTGCTGCCACGCCTGCGCGCACAGCTCGACGGTGGTCGCCGTGTGCAGCTGCGCCGCGCTGTGCCGCTGGAAGGTGGGGAACGCGAACAGGTTCGGCCTGCCCGACGGCACGCGGGTGCGCGGGGTGAGCGCGGACGTCAGGTAGAGCAGTGCCCCCAGCGCCGCGCACAACGACACCGCCAGCAGCGCCAGCGAGGTGAACTTCGACGCGGCGTCCGACAGCGCGGGCGGCGCGGAGATCGCTT
This window of the Saccharopolyspora gloriosae genome carries:
- a CDS encoding Pycsar system effector family protein; translation: MPREQLATIDRTTPDHATPTRVGLRQDGPDAPEPGGHLTAEQELEVALRTAGDFRSSIAGADTKAGLLISALGICIGGASKAISAPPALSDAASKFTSLALLAVSLCAALGALLYLTSALTPRTRVPSGRPNLFAFPTFQRHSAAQLHTATTVELCAQAWQQAETLAGIAGTKYRRLRNALRCFCTALLAFLLWTGLLLFLPAAGS